The DNA segment tcaaatacaaaacacctgcgATGTTTACAAGacattgttgtcgctacagctgctcaagTGCAGAGAAAATTGCAGAcaggaaatatgctaatacgcaACCATCCATCAGcggttgtgggcggggcttgacaatatgacatcatactgctcagaaaatcaaaatgctttagaattgagactgtttaggtttttgaggatttaaaaaaaaaagagtaaatggatttttatcattgtagggtggttgtgtccccTTTACACCACACCTAAAAATGTATAGTTAACATTCGGGATGTGCGCGCATCTTGGTTGCAGAAAACCTgggagagatagcctttacAGCTAGAGAATTAGACGGATATGGTACAAAAtagttagatttaaaaagaatatagattatattgattagatgtcaatttcaaaatgttatccgcatattacaagagcttgtcacccagcgataagcactgttattcaacgaaattgccgttagatagtgggatagtcttacagatccgaaaTAGGGATTATGTTTTTGTGGGCAGTTCAAatagcagtctatggagccatggaatataagaattaaaaaaattatacatttgattttatatttcaaaattctgactttaattctcacaattccaagattatatctcacatttctaataaggaaaaacaactcgtcattctctcttttccctagtttatatcccacacttttGCCATTTTTCCCTTCAGAATGAACAAGCTCACTAGTTTTGAGttaaattgagttataaagtccaaattaggagacataaacttttttttgcaaggaaataaaagccagaattgtgagataaaaatacatgtaaaacgTAAAATGtgaatagtaataggtttaaaggagaagtccacttccagaacaacaatttacaaataatttactcacccccttgtcatccaagatgttcatgtctttctgtcttcagtcgtaaagaaattatggtttatgaggaaagcatttcaggatttttctccatattgtggacttcactGGGgggcaaaacgattggtcatttttttcgtaaaataaaaatttgtatactttttaagcacaaaagcttgtgtagaaCTAGCTCTAGGATGCATgtccacgacgctacgaatcacgtctaagttcatcatctgtgtactccggctcaaaaaggtagagtatggccaaaaactcattttattttctcgtacaacttcagaatcgtccaacatcgtccaacaatacctttttgtttgtaaacagcgtttgacttacttgcactttcttagtcttggcgcgttcgctttgtaaaaactgggtctgtagttccgcctacgttccgtgtgaccttttgacgtgattcaatagtacgtagcgttgtggacgcgcatcccagagctagtgctacacgagattttgtgcttaaaagtatacacatttttattttctgaaaaaaattacagatcgtctcgctagataagacccttcttcctcggctgggattgtttagagcttttggaagctgcatttaaactacattttggaagttcaaaatcgggggcaccactgaagtccattatatgcagaaaaatcctgaaatgttttcctcaaaaaccatcatttcttcacgactgaatacagaaagacatgaacgctttggatgacacaggggtgagtaaatcatttgtaaattgttgttctggaagtggacttcttctttaaataatatttcatgctgtaactgtaggacTAATACAAtacatcccctatgaacagcatatgtgaatattatgtagacctattgtttaaattaaatttatgctttaaaaatagtttttattcatagtatgttcatttaaacatctgcatttagcttcaaaaggtgtctttgatgacagtattctataaaaattatttgcactctgattttgacatcaaaaggcacatgtttttttcccctcttattCTATGTATTTTACTCATTTACTTCcattgttaccagtgtttttctgcaaccactatgcacACACAGCTGCAAgtctccaaattggtctatatgtttatcatgttttaaccaaatggttacattttcatctgttttttttttttttcccagactATCCTGTGATTGTGACTGTGATCGCAGTGATTGGGAAGTTCTCCCTCGCTGCCTCTTTCAGCATAGTGTATGTTTACACTGCTGAGCTCTATCCAACGGTTGTGAGGTACTGTACATTATGTTCTGAATCGGTACAAACTCtcaattttaaattatagaTCCTAAACAAGCTCTTGTTCTTAACCTCAATCATACAGACAAAACGGAGTTGGACTGAATTCCATGTGTGCGCGTGTAGCTGGTATTCTGGCTCCTCTGATTGGCTTGTTGGACGTGTATCATCATGCTATTCCAATGGTCATATACGGCTCTTTTCCATTTCTGGGAGGAGCGCTGACGTTTCTGCTCCCAGAGACACTAAACATGGAACTACAGGACCACGCTGAGGACCCCGAGGATGACAGCAAGTGCGTTTATATCTCGATTTTCTTTATATTAGTGGaaaggtacttttttttttttattttctaaattctcTATTTACAGGGGAGCAGAGAAAGCCATCTATGAAAACGCACTGAATCAGGAGCAGGAAATGGTTGTCAGGAGCacaaaattatgagatttttattgctatttaaaaaatttgtagatttttattagtatttgtgAATGAGGAAAATAAGACAGAGGTTTGTTTACTTTTCAAAAGTGACATGTTTGTAAagttttgattaaaatgaatttgtacttttttatcatttcaatttgaaaaaaaagtaaaagtctgTGATCAAAAATGTGCAGTAGTGTTTTTCTTCAGTGCTTTTCTGGTGCTACATAAAACCTGGATCAACTAGAAAGTCTTTAATGAAGccaaaattgatttatttattaattttagtaattgaaACAATGAAATGGCATCTCAAAGCTATGTACAAATCttcatatttgattttattcctGACATCTATTAAGATCATTAATATCAACCAGTATTACAgctataaaacacattttcatcaAGCTCAAacatacaccaccagtcaaccgtttttgaacagtaagatttttatttttttctgctcaccaacagtaaaatgtaaaaatattttaactatttaaaataactgttttctgtttgaatatattttaaaatgtaatttattcctgtgatcaaaactaaattttcagcatcattacttcagttttcagtgtcacatgatccttcagaaatcattctaatatgctgatttgctgtttaggaacatttattattagtagtagtagtaataataatatataaaacagttgagcaaaatttttcaggattctttgatgaaaagaaagataCAAAAATcagcgtttatttgaaataaaaacctgttgtaacattatacactatattattcaaaatctttgagtcagtatttttattatgattattattattattcttattggtaaataaattatagaaattaatacttttatttagcaaggatgctttaaattgatcaaaagtcataataaagacatttataatgttaccaagatttctatttcagataaatgctgttcttctgaactttctattcatcaaaaaaacctggaaaaattctactcagctgtttttaacataataacaataattaatgtgttttgagcagcaaatcagaatattagaatgatttctgaaggatcgtgtgactgaaGATGCTAaaaacagctttgaaatcacagtatttatttttaaaatatgtttaaatagaaaacagttattttaaatggtaaaaatatttcagaattgtactgtttttgctgtactttggatcaaataaatgcaaaaaaaaaaaaaaaaaaaattgtaccgttcaaaaacttttggccgGTAGTGTAACAACATAAACTTTTTAGAATATATGGAGTGATACTGATTTATGTGAAATCATGTTATTATAAATCCTTATATTTGATTTAAACGTGTTAAAGCACAAAGACCAGAAAATCATATTTGCCTACATCAGACCATCTGTTAGTTATGGCTACGGCTCATATCAAGGTTATGGCTCATATACTTGTTCAGTAGCTCTAAATGATCTTTGTGTCATTCCTCTGTATCCAACGATCTTTATGCTGCTGACGGCCGAAGCCCTGGTCATAGTTGCCCGCCCTTCTGAAAAGCTGCTGATAGTGGAAAACACAGTAGAACTCCCCATTGAGAGGCGCGTAGCCTTGAAGACTAAAACCAAGCAAAACATCTTTTAGCATGTTTATTGCTTCTGATCTCTTGGCTATAAAAAACCACATTAATATGAAAGCATATTTGTAGATTAACAGTTTTAAGCAACAGCTGCAATGTCAGCAAAGTACTTTAACAGCTTAGAAGGCAAAGTCTGAAAGCTGGTGCAGAACTGCAACTTCAGCACTTCCGATTTAATGATTTGCTGTGCGTTATGTGGCAAAGTGTTTTCACTAATTTAGAATCATAAATGTAATGTGTTCTAAATTTTTATGTTTCAGTGTTGTTCACtggcttttattattatcagaaaTATTCTTACCTCAGTTTCTTTTTGCAGTGCTTGCAGCAGAAACAGGTTTTGTGAAAAATTAGTTTATCCGCTGCCATTCTTTCCATTGGGTAAACTGGTTTCAGACAGGCTGAGCATGTTTCCTGAGCTGCTGGCTGAAACTATAGTCACATAAAAGCGTTAACGTAAGACTTGGGGTCAGAAGTTGGCTTTTAattcacttaaaggagaagtccacttccagaacaacatttacagataatgtactcacccccttgtcatccaagatgctcatgtctttctttcttcagtcgtaaagaaatgatgtttcttgaggaaaacatttcaggatttttctccatataatggactgatatggtgccccgagtttgaacttcctaaatgcagtttaaatggagcttcataagatcccagccgaggaagaagggtcttatttagcgtaacgatcggttattttcattaaaaaccttagaagtccacaatatggagaaaattcctaaaatgatttcctcaaaaaacaatttctttacgactgaagaaagaaagacatgaacatcttggatgacaagggggtgagtacattatctgtaaatttttgttctggaagtgaactaattctttaacatAGATCAAATagttaaatagatttaaaatcatGTATAAAGCATGGAAATGATGATTATTAAAAACAGGATTATACAGTGGAAATCAAAATTAGGGAACGATCTATAAATACTTGagttttttctgaaatatggTTAATCGCTCAAAATTTGAAGGAATGTTAGCTGTAGGTACGGTATACCACTGTTCTACGAACATGTTTGACAGAATATCCAAgggatttcaacaaaaacctttattttgtggaaaacacaaTGATCAGAATTAGAGAACAGTAACCACTGTAGCACGAAACAAGATTCCGACTAAAATTTTGGAGGGTTAAAGCTGTTAGATATTAGTAGGAAGTGTACAGGCccttgctttgaatgacttTAGCACAAATGCAGCCGcaggacatcactagtttctcacactacgctggtgtgatcttggtccactCTTCTTCCAATCTCTTCCATAGTTCGGTAACTGTAGTGGGTTTCTTAGCCAAGGATTTAGATCAGGATTCTGGGATagccatttcattatttcagtgtttttagctTCAAGGAACTGCTTTACCTATTTTGCAGTATGACGGGGGAattgtcttgcatgaaaattgcaggctTATGATGCTCGCAGGCAAGGACCTGCATGTTGCTGAACGAGGTTCTGCCATGTATCTGTATAAAAGGGCCAACTCCTGCTTTGGTCACTGCAGAAGGTGCTTTCAGTCCAACTTCCTCTTAAACATGCAGAGACAGATCCTTACactgttcagcactgaactggcaagcaattccagctgcagtgttgaaccgattccCCATCGAGAGTCTccgcattatcctgtcttcttgtgCACTTGTCGTACGTGGACAACCAGCCATTCTGAGATACTTGAATAAACTAGTGTCATTGTAGACCTATAATATTCAAGAAATCACTgatttggaatgaccaactTATCTTGCGATGACTGAAAGAGTCATCACTTTaaccttcatctggacaacctcctgtcgCAGCGTTTCAGTCACATTAGAGTGGCCCgccatcttgcaatctcagtgaaaattaaaggaatgctgccagttaaatactatatataatttgttatatgAAAATTCATATAATGTGATTTGTATGAAACTGTCCAAGTTGTATGAAAAAAGTATGACGGGTCCATCCCTATAAACCTACCCAATCAGTGGGGTGTACGCAAATATGTACTAACAAATGTAACAAATCAAAATGTTAACTGAACTTTTAGAAACATGACTGCTTACTGAACTTTAGAATTTGACATGACAcgtttctattatttttattgacaaATATGGCAGAAATTCAAATTATATTgtattcacaaaaatattaggacATGTTTATTGCATGACTGTAACACACTAAGGAAaacatagttttaaaaaatattaattcacaAAACGTAAACTGAAATACTAATAAAGAGAAATAGGAATAGTGAAGTAACCTTCAAAAGATAACCAagcaaaaaaagtacaaaaatgcattgGCTGTTACATTATTAGATCTCGCAATTACGTGACAACCAAAACCGAAATAAATTTCGAAATCAATTTACAGTGGGGGACGGTCTTCTCTAATAAAAGGTGTGTTGATTCTTGGGTACGTGACAATTTCTGACATGGCTGGACTGCTCACAGTGAGCTTTTTAGAAGTTGTCCTAGTTTCAGGTTGGGTTGTCACAACCGTGGAGGTTTTCGAGGAGTAGAACTTGTTGCCGAAGCTGTCCATCCTTTCATAATTCTCGCTGATGGTTTTTGTTCCAATGACTCTCTCTCCTTCAGGCCTCGTTTGCACTTCCAACACACTGACCTGTCGCCGTGGATTCGCAGGGCTCGAGGACGGCGCTTTTGTGACAGAACATTGCCTGCGGTCTGAAGGCACACTACAGCAGCACTGGAGCTTGGGCTCTTCTTTTGGTTCTTCTTTCTGAGGCGACTCTGAAGGCTTCCTCGCTGCAGACTGAATGGAAATAAACGAAGGAGATGCCGGTGAGGCTgacctctgtttgtttgtgggAATAAAAAGCTCTGGCCTTGCTGACTGTTCAGAAACCCTCTTACCAATCTGATTTAGAGCCTTGGGTGATTTGCTTGACCCAATGCTGATTTTCCTGATATTACCTGAGGGAGGTGAACCTTGTACGGCCACCATGGACTCCCTGAAGAGACCGGAGAGTCCTACAATGTCAGAGTCCGATTTCAGAGTTGATACTGAGTAAAGAGCCTTTTTAATGGCCTCCTCTATATCCATGAGTCTTGCAAGAGTTTGGTCTTTTAAACGAATTATCTCTGCACCAGCTTTCTCCAGGTCTCCAAAAGCCACCTCCATGGATGTCATCATCTCAGGTTCACTTGGCGCTCCGATATGTTCCAGCGTGACTATTTTCGGCTTGATTTTCTTCTCCCGAGGCACGACCCAATCAGGTACACTCtcgaaaatgtttttaagtgaGCCCACGTCTACTTTGTTGTTGTCTTCTTCGATTTCCTCCACTTTGGAGAGTATGTTTTTCAGTTCCTCTTGCTTTTTCAGCTTGTCAAAGATCTCTATGACCGCTGGCACGTTTCCTTTCATGATTTCATCCATGTGCACCGAGAGCCTCTGCCTTCGCTCATCTTCAGTCTCTCTTCTAATTTTCTTTTCCCGTCTGACCACTCCACTAATTTGTTGATCAtcacttttttcattttcatgagGAGCAGTGATTCCCTGTGCTGTTTCAGTTTCCAAAGTGGTAGAGCTGCTATTGGTGTTATCTGTCTTCACATTTTCTTTTGCCATTTTGATTCTTTTAGGTTTTACAGGAGGCACTGAACCACTCGGCTTCACCCTGAAGTTTTGAAGAGTAGCATGAAATCCTGTGGAAGATTCACTGACCACACTTTCTGGGGAGCTCTTTGGAGTTTCTTCAACAAACTCTACatcatttaactttttatcttCAGGACTTTCAGTGTTGCTCGCTGATGTATCACTAGGCTCGTGTTCACTGGCATCAGTATGCTGTACAGTTTTGCAGAGTGCATCTTCATGAGACTTCATAAGAGTTGAAGATTGTTTAACCTGCTCAGTTGGTGGTTTTGAAGAAGTACCTGGGACTTGCCATTTGTTGAGACGTTCTGCATCAGTTTCAGAACTAAATGGGTTTgccttcatttttaaatgatctgGTTTAGGTGGCAGAGCTGGTTTGGGTCCAATAGGAGTTTTATGACTTTTAGCAGGTGTTTCTACAGAGAGAGGCAAGGGAGAACATGTCACTGGTTTGTTTTCAAATGGCTTTGTAACAGTTCCCTCAGGTGATTTTACAGCCTCCTTTTCAACTTGAGGCACAGGAGAAGATGTTCCTGACTTATTTTCTTCAGTCCTATCACTTGGCTGGTTCATCTGATTCATCATCACTTCACCCGTCTTTTTGTGTCCTTTACCAGAATTCCTATAAATCAttgcagctttaaaatcaccctttgtgacattaaagTTGGACTTTCCCAAGGAATCAAGAGCTGCCTGTATGCTACCTTTCATGGCATCCTCCTTACTTTCTTCTTCCGGTTCAGTTTTGGAAAACTGTGAGAGCTCTTCACTCTGACTTACATTATCATTGGTTTTCACATGTGTAAACTCATGGGTCATTGAATCAGAGTCACAGATTTGTTGGGTTTGGTTTGTTTGGGTAGCATATTTTGCTTGCACACTCTGCTGAATAGCTTTTGCCTCCATGGTTGCCTGTTGAAGATTCATAATGGCTGTTTGTAGATTCACCAACTCATCATCTTCAACAACGTCAACTAGCTCAGCTTGAAGAACGACTCCATCCATAATACCCTGCTTTTGGAGacctctttcttttttcagattgTCACCTACGTCAGGACAATGTTCAGCTTGGTTTGTTGTTTCTGCAtgatttttctcattatttaccGAACTTTCTTTAGGTGACACTTCTGACTTGTTTTCATCCGACTGCAGGCTGAAGCTTGTATCATCTATATCGGTAGCCAAAAGGGCTTTGATCTCACTGGTTTTCTTTGATTCCTTGGTAGATGCTCCTATATCTACATCTGATGGTGTTTCCTGCAGGCATTTTAGTTGATCAAGGTCTCCTTTCTCAGTGCAGCTCTGGAATAGCTGCAGATTATTACTAGCTTTGTTCGTATCTACTACTGAAGAACTTTCTGGTGAACTAATATCTGCCTTCAGATCACATTTTTCAGACTCAAGGCTTGAGGGAATGGATCTAAAACCAATTTTACCAAACTCCACTGAGCCTGTACTGGCTTCGCTGTGGATAAACAGAGCATAAACTGTTATCTCTCTCATTCCTGCTCTTCCATCTTGTATTAAGACTCCTTTCCTGAGGGACTTCTCTTGACTGAGTAGATCTTCAGTAATCTGCACCACATTGGCAGTTCTGCACTCTTTATCGTGAGTGAATGGAAGTTGGTGAATTGGGACGTCGACTTTCTGAATCTCCACATTGCCCTGATTATCCTCTTTTAGGTATGTCACAGTTGGGTTTAAGTTTGTTCCTGTTAGCATCTGAAGCATGATGTTCTTGATGCTTCCAGTCACTATCTCCTCATCATGAATTTCTGGTCTTGCATCTTCTTGAATTAAATTATATCTTGCTTTCTTCACATGGCCAGTTTCACTGGCTTCAAGGATGGTTCCATCAGAATGCACAATACTGAAGTTGCATAAAGAAACTAAAGTTTCTTGTGTGTTCTCCAGGATGGTTTCTGATTCTTCCTTGGTTTGCTGATTGATCTTATCAAGTGGAGTTGATTCAAACATCTGAGCTCGGTTTCGTACATTTGCCTTCAGCAGTTCTTGTTCTTGGCTGAAGTTGTCATTTGTTGGAAAGATGTTTTCCATATCATGTGATACTGTTTCGAAGACCTGTTTAGCTTTAGATATACTTACAAACAACTCATTTGTGTCAATTAATTCACTGGTTAGCCCATTATGGTGAATGTCTGTTGCTTCCTTTCGATCACTCTCAGAATTACTCTTTGGTTTCTGCTCCAATCGACTTGTATCCTCACAAGCAATGTGTTTCCTTGGACAGGGTTTTTGAGTATCCATCGAGTGAGTTTCAAACATTCTACGCGTGGCTTTTACATCCACCTTGATGTTCTGCTCTGATGTCACTTCCTCTGATTGGTTGAGTTGAGGTTTGTTGTCTTCGTTGTAGGAGTTAGACTGAGGTTGTTCAAACATACACACAGTTCTCTTGATGTCGCCCTCTTGAAACTCCATTTTCTTCTGTAGTTGTTGATCATGGATATCCACTGAATTGACTTCATGGTTTTCAAACATCCAGCACCTGGACTGGACCTCACTCTGGTATCCAGTGTCTGGATCCGTGTTAAGAATATCAGCCAGCTCCTCCTCTACCAAACTGTCTACGTTTTTCAACTCAGGATAAGTGTGTTTTAGCAGTCGTCTAAGCTCGCATTTCTGTCGGCGTTGGTGCAGTATGGACATTGCTTCTCTTGTAGGGGGTGGTGATGTAAAGGGTCGTTCATGTTCATCAGGATTGGTTTCCAAATGGTGTGTCGGCACATTTGATTCAGGTGGACGTGCAATGCTGTTTTGTGCACCTTCAGCCatctaaaaaaaagaagaatgacCACATTAGATTATTGTAACTAATATGTAAGcctattatttaaaatggttatgATTAATTTTGAACAAACATAAATGGTTAAGAAGTTAAACATACCTGTTGAACTTTAAGGAAGCCAAACCGCATGCCAAAGAAAACCAGTGTTTTGTGCCAAAAGTTTCTAATAGTTAATCATATCACCAATCTGAATACAGGCAGTTGAGAATTATAACTTATGTTAGTTTTGTAAATATGAGCGCGAAGACTGGCGAAAACACCCACAATGATTATGTTTTGTCCTGCAAATGAGTATCAcacactgtaaattatattttctatgttattgttttatttcacacaTGAGAGCTAAGGGTTCACAACCAGacattgttatttatttgagtATGTAATTACAGACAGACAAGCTGCTAATGTTTTAGAGCACTAAAGGCTTAGAATAAGATGCATAATATGAtatcaacttaattttaaataaatcacaatattcACATGCGGGGGTGATGTTTGCTAGTGGTTAATCTGTACTCTAAATCAAATGAAGAAGCCAAAATAAGTTTTACCACTGGATTGAAGCATATATTTGAATCTAATTTTCTTACCTTAAATCCGTTTGGCCTTTTTCCAGTTGGAGAAGTGAGATTCTGGTCCtagaacaaataaaaatcaaggaAATTACAAATATGTCTGAGCTTATATGATCAAAAAGTAACCAggaactgtttttattaagttgAAAAATGTATTGGCATGTACAGACACTCATGCTTTTTGAACTTGTAGCTAGAACCATGacataaactgaaaatatttttcagcagctgttacatgcattttatttagcagCATTTTCTTCTTCCAGCCTGCTTTAGTGTCTCTTATCCCCCCCTGGCCCCAAAGGTCACCACATGTATCATGAGGAATAAAAGTAGCTACAAGTACTAACTGGTTTCGAGAGGTTTCCCGCAGGTTCTGCAGCTGCCACTTTTGACAAATATAGTGCAGACAGTGCTTTGACGGAAATAGAGGGTTTCTCCAATTCGTTGAGAGCAGAGTTATCTCTGAAGTCGGCGAC comes from the Labeo rohita strain BAU-BD-2019 chromosome 24, IGBB_LRoh.1.0, whole genome shotgun sequence genome and includes:
- the LOC127156011 gene encoding LIM domain-containing protein isoform X1 — encoded protein: MKDRVLGEEEEMEVKSSLRRAQSLRSVSTDHWTEAGLRDRRKSVSQLVSQYQNSPDRKTKEVNSVDIKHELNMQVTPIPLSENESRVETIVKKTEVKERSRVSPLSRSKSMESLPRNRPTGTTALRALFESKVTTQPESKKSKTPLESVSAEKANNTVLAKNKDAEDAKQQVEAEVNNNHSEQEKENEEVQVITKSARTKEITRSERRKTISGICSEKISFLEEDKRRSVADFRDNSALNELEKPSISVKALSALYLSKVAAAEPAGNLSKPDQNLTSPTGKRPNGFKMAEGAQNSIARPPESNVPTHHLETNPDEHERPFTSPPPTREAMSILHQRRQKCELRRLLKHTYPELKNVDSLVEEELADILNTDPDTGYQSEVQSRCWMFENHEVNSVDIHDQQLQKKMEFQEGDIKRTVCMFEQPQSNSYNEDNKPQLNQSEEVTSEQNIKVDVKATRRMFETHSMDTQKPCPRKHIACEDTSRLEQKPKSNSESDRKEATDIHHNGLTSELIDTNELFVSISKAKQVFETVSHDMENIFPTNDNFSQEQELLKANVRNRAQMFESTPLDKINQQTKEESETILENTQETLVSLCNFSIVHSDGTILEASETGHVKKARYNLIQEDARPEIHDEEIVTGSIKNIMLQMLTGTNLNPTVTYLKEDNQGNVEIQKVDVPIHQLPFTHDKECRTANVVQITEDLLSQEKSLRKGVLIQDGRAGMREITVYALFIHSEASTGSVEFGKIGFRSIPSSLESEKCDLKADISSPESSSVVDTNKASNNLQLFQSCTEKGDLDQLKCLQETPSDVDIGASTKESKKTSEIKALLATDIDDTSFSLQSDENKSEVSPKESSVNNEKNHAETTNQAEHCPDVGDNLKKERGLQKQGIMDGVVLQAELVDVVEDDELVNLQTAIMNLQQATMEAKAIQQSVQAKYATQTNQTQQICDSDSMTHEFTHVKTNDNVSQSEELSQFSKTEPEEESKEDAMKGSIQAALDSLGKSNFNVTKGDFKAAMIYRNSGKGHKKTGEVMMNQMNQPSDRTEENKSGTSSPVPQVEKEAVKSPEGTVTKPFENKPVTCSPLPLSVETPAKSHKTPIGPKPALPPKPDHLKMKANPFSSETDAERLNKWQVPGTSSKPPTEQVKQSSTLMKSHEDALCKTVQHTDASEHEPSDTSASNTESPEDKKLNDVEFVEETPKSSPESVVSESSTGFHATLQNFRVKPSGSVPPVKPKRIKMAKENVKTDNTNSSSTTLETETAQGITAPHENEKSDDQQISGVVRREKKIRRETEDERRQRLSVHMDEIMKGNVPAVIEIFDKLKKQEELKNILSKVEEIEEDNNKVDVGSLKNIFESVPDWVVPREKKIKPKIVTLEHIGAPSEPEMMTSMEVAFGDLEKAGAEIIRLKDQTLARLMDIEEAIKKALYSVSTLKSDSDIVGLSGLFRESMVAVQGSPPSGNIRKISIGSSKSPKALNQIGKRVSEQSARPELFIPTNKQRSASPASPSFISIQSAARKPSESPQKEEPKEEPKLQCCCSVPSDRRQCSVTKAPSSSPANPRRQVSVLEVQTRPEGERVIGTKTISENYERMDSFGNKFYSSKTSTVVTTQPETRTTSKKLTVSSPAMSEIVTYPRINTPFIREDRPPL
- the LOC127156011 gene encoding LIM domain-containing protein isoform X2, whose translation is MAEGAQNSIARPPESNVPTHHLETNPDEHERPFTSPPPTREAMSILHQRRQKCELRRLLKHTYPELKNVDSLVEEELADILNTDPDTGYQSEVQSRCWMFENHEVNSVDIHDQQLQKKMEFQEGDIKRTVCMFEQPQSNSYNEDNKPQLNQSEEVTSEQNIKVDVKATRRMFETHSMDTQKPCPRKHIACEDTSRLEQKPKSNSESDRKEATDIHHNGLTSELIDTNELFVSISKAKQVFETVSHDMENIFPTNDNFSQEQELLKANVRNRAQMFESTPLDKINQQTKEESETILENTQETLVSLCNFSIVHSDGTILEASETGHVKKARYNLIQEDARPEIHDEEIVTGSIKNIMLQMLTGTNLNPTVTYLKEDNQGNVEIQKVDVPIHQLPFTHDKECRTANVVQITEDLLSQEKSLRKGVLIQDGRAGMREITVYALFIHSEASTGSVEFGKIGFRSIPSSLESEKCDLKADISSPESSSVVDTNKASNNLQLFQSCTEKGDLDQLKCLQETPSDVDIGASTKESKKTSEIKALLATDIDDTSFSLQSDENKSEVSPKESSVNNEKNHAETTNQAEHCPDVGDNLKKERGLQKQGIMDGVVLQAELVDVVEDDELVNLQTAIMNLQQATMEAKAIQQSVQAKYATQTNQTQQICDSDSMTHEFTHVKTNDNVSQSEELSQFSKTEPEEESKEDAMKGSIQAALDSLGKSNFNVTKGDFKAAMIYRNSGKGHKKTGEVMMNQMNQPSDRTEENKSGTSSPVPQVEKEAVKSPEGTVTKPFENKPVTCSPLPLSVETPAKSHKTPIGPKPALPPKPDHLKMKANPFSSETDAERLNKWQVPGTSSKPPTEQVKQSSTLMKSHEDALCKTVQHTDASEHEPSDTSASNTESPEDKKLNDVEFVEETPKSSPESVVSESSTGFHATLQNFRVKPSGSVPPVKPKRIKMAKENVKTDNTNSSSTTLETETAQGITAPHENEKSDDQQISGVVRREKKIRRETEDERRQRLSVHMDEIMKGNVPAVIEIFDKLKKQEELKNILSKVEEIEEDNNKVDVGSLKNIFESVPDWVVPREKKIKPKIVTLEHIGAPSEPEMMTSMEVAFGDLEKAGAEIIRLKDQTLARLMDIEEAIKKALYSVSTLKSDSDIVGLSGLFRESMVAVQGSPPSGNIRKISIGSSKSPKALNQIGKRVSEQSARPELFIPTNKQRSASPASPSFISIQSAARKPSESPQKEEPKEEPKLQCCCSVPSDRRQCSVTKAPSSSPANPRRQVSVLEVQTRPEGERVIGTKTISENYERMDSFGNKFYSSKTSTVVTTQPETRTTSKKLTVSSPAMSEIVTYPRINTPFIREDRPPL